Below is a genomic region from Tepidisphaeraceae bacterium.
ATGCGGGTGCCCGATCCTGCCGCGGCTGAAGAATCTTATTGGGCAGCACTACGATTGAAACCGGACGACGCTGAAGCGCACTATCATTTGTCGCAGTCGCTGTTAATGCAGGGTAAGTTTGAACAGGGATGGCTCGAGTATGAGTGGCGTGATCGTTGGCTCAAACAGGCGAAGCGCCGCTTCGACAGGCCCCGGTGGTCGGGGCAGACAATCGCAGGAAATCGATTGCTCCTTGTCGCCGAGGAGAGCCTCAGCGAGACGCTCCAACTCGTGCGGTACGCCGACCTGCTGGAACGGTGGGGGGTGCACGTCATTTTGGAGTGTCAGGCCGAACTCGTTGCGACGTTAAGCGGGTGTCTCGGCCTCCGACAGGTCGTAATGCGAGGAGCCGCATTGCCGCCGTACGACTTCCATGCTCCGCTGCCCAGCCTACCCGCAATAATCAAAACGACGTTGCAGACGATTCCCGCGACACGTCCGTACATCGGAGTGCCTGCAGATGTGCTGAGAGACTGGCAAGTTGCAGTACACGCTATTGCCGGTCCTAAGCGGGTGGCAGTGTCGTTGCAAGCAGAGTCGGCGTTAGGAGTAATCTCGGCGCGGCAGCGGATGCTAGTCTATCTTGCAGAATGGGCGGGTAGTCGCCACGACCTCTCCCTAGTGGACATCCCTGTGGGCGATCTACATGGACACCAAGCCGAGGAGGGGCAGCAGAGGCCGCCTGCCTTGTTGACGCTCGACGCTCTCCGGTCGACGGTGCAATCTTCGTCGGATTGGTGGCAGGATGTCGCGGCTGCGCTCCGAAACGTAGATTTGCTTGTCACCGCCGACAACGCAGTCGCTCATTTGGCAGGAGCCATGGGAGTACAGACATGGGTTGTCCTTCCCACGGCGCCTGAGGCCCGGTGGATGACGCACCGTGCGGATACGCCGTGGTATCCAACGATTCGGCTATTCCGACAAAGATTCCGGCAGGGATGGAATGAGGTGGCTGAACAGATCGTGGGTGCGTTGAAAGATCTCCCTGCTACTGCAAAATTGCCGCCGGAGTGCTGATTCGGAAAATTCAGTATAATGGGGGTATCTCAGTACACCTCTGTCCAAACATGTGAAGCCTAGCCTTCAACAAGCAGAGAAAGTTCGAAGAGGGTCAGGCACGGGGAGCTTCATAACCTCTTGTCCTGCAAGGTGTTATACAGTTTACCGCGAACCCTGTTAATTCCAGTTAACAGGGTTCGCTCGTTTTCGGGCTGGTTTTGCGGTGTTTTCTCTCCGGCCGGGATCGAGAGAGGGTCATGAGAGCGCGCCGGTTTCAGCACCCCAGCGCCGTCCCGGCCACCTTAACCCTACAACTCTCGGACTCTCCTCTCTATTTCCGACTGCCAGTTAACAACCGCGTCGGGGTCGGACCCGGTGCGTGACCCAGTTCGGAATGGTGGTGGGCGGCTACCTTCTCGGCTCATACCGCAGCGCCACCGCGCCCGAACCGAACTCCCGTCGGCTCACGAGCTTTAAGTCGACGTACCTCGACAGCCCCGCGAACAACGTCGGCCCGTGGCCCGCCAGCCTCGGGTGCACGACGAACTCGTACTCATCGATCAACCCCAGTTCCGCCAACGCCAGCGGAAGCGTCACGCCGCCCACGAACAGTCCCTTGCCTGCCCCGGCTTCCCACTTGAGCCGCTGGACCGACGTATCCAGATCTCCGCGCACCAGCTCCGCGTTCCAATCGACCCGCTCCAGCGTGTTCGACACGACGTATTTCTTCGCGGCGTCGATCGTGCGGGCGAAGGGTTCCATCCACTCGGCCATCCATTCGGGGCGCAGCCCATCGGCCGGCCGCCGCCACGCCGCCTGCATCATCTTGTACGTGACGCGGCCAAAGAGTAGGGCATCGGCCCCCGCGAGTTTCTCGGCCCAGAAACGATGCAGTTCTTCGTCCGTGGAACCCGCACGGTGGTCGACGCAGCCGTCCAGCGTGACGTTGATCGCATAATGGAGGGGTCGCATTACGTCTTCCTGAAGCGGGATACGGACAAACGTCCACCGGTCGGCCCGGCACCGGCCTCATTTCACTCTACCACGCGATCG
It encodes:
- a CDS encoding dihydrofolate reductase family protein → MRPLHYAINVTLDGCVDHRAGSTDEELHRFWAEKLAGADALLFGRVTYKMMQAAWRRPADGLRPEWMAEWMEPFARTIDAAKKYVVSNTLERVDWNAELVRGDLDTSVQRLKWEAGAGKGLFVGGVTLPLALAELGLIDEYEFVVHPRLAGHGPTLFAGLSRYVDLKLVSRREFGSGAVALRYEPRR